The nucleotide sequence CGTGCTCACCCTCTCCGTCATCGCCGCGGTGGTGGCGGGCTCGGTCTACCTGGGCAAGCAGCTGACGGTGAACACCGACCAGCTCCAGCTCCTCGATCCCAACCTGCGCGCCGTGCAGGACGTGCAGGAGGTGATCGAGATGGTCGGCGGCGCCGGCCACCTCTTCATCGCGCTGCGCGGCAGCGACGAGAAGCTCCTCAAGGAGGTCACGGAGGACGTCGCCAAGATCCTCGAGGACGACCCCGAGCACATCCGGCACTTCTTCTACAAGGTCCGCACCGACTTCGTCCGCGAGCGGGCCGGCCTCTTCATGAAGACCGAGGACCTCGAGGTCGTCCGCGACCGGGTCTTCGCCTACCTCGAGGATCAGAAGCGGCGGGCCGACCCCTTCTTCTTCGAGCTGCGCCCCACCGAGCCGGTGAAGCTGGAGCTCGAGGACATCATCGCGAAGTACCGGAAGATCGGCCGCAAGACGATCACCGACGACTACTGGATCAGCGACGACAAGCAGATGCTCACCATCGTCGCCAAGCCCAACTGGGCCCAGAACGAGCTGGGCAAGACCGGCGAGCTGGTCGACCTCCTGCGGCAGCGCTTCACCGAGTACGGCAAGACCGGGAAGGCCACCCTGGTCGAGGACTACGAGCGCGAGCCGTCGTCCGATCCGAAGATCATCGAGTACGCCTTCTCGGGCGGCTACAAGCTCGCCTACGACGAGAGCTACGAGATCAAGAAGTCGCTGGTGCCGGTCAGCGCCATCGCCTTCGCCGGCGTCTTCGCGGTGATGCTGCTCTTCTTCCGCAGCCGCTTCGCCGCGGTGATCCTGGTCGTCACCGGCCTCATCGCCGGGGTGGCGGTCTCCTTCGGCTTCGCCCGCCTGGCGGTGGGCGAGCTGAACATGGTGACCAGCATGCTCGCCGGGATCCTCATGGGCCTCGGCATCGACTTCGGCATCCACGTCGTCTACCGCCTGCGCGAGGAGCTCGAGCACGGCGTACGCATCCGCGAGGCGGTGCGCATCGCCATCATCCACCAGGGCCCGGCCTCCTTCGTCTCGGCCGCCGGCATCGGCGCGGCCTTCTTCTCCCTGCTCTTCTCCGACTTCCAGGGCTTCTCCCAGTTCGGCCTCCTGGCCGGCGCCGGGGTGATCCTCATCGGCCTGGTCATCTACGCCTGGATCCCGGCGGTCCTCACCGTCCTCGAGGACCGCAAGAAGGGCCTGGCGGTGAAGGCCCTCGGCTCGCCCCGGGCCCAGCCCGAGGACGCCCAGGCCGACCGCATCCCCCGCCCCTGGCTGCTCCTGGGCCTCTCCTCGACCTTCGCCCTGCTCCTCACCGCGCTCGCCCCCGGGGTGGTCTTCGACTACGACACCCGCACCCTCTCGGTCGAGAACCAGCCCTCCCGGGTGCTGCTCCAGGAGATCAACGACCGCTTCGGCGTCTCCTACGATCCCCTGGCCATCGTCACGCCCGACCTGAAGGCCACCGAGGCCGTCTACCGGGCGCTCTCCGACAACCCCGATCGCTACCCCATGGTCGACTCGGTGCTCTCGGTCTTCACCTTCGTCCCCCCGCACGACCAGCAGGTGGCGAACGCGAAGATCCTGCAGGAGGCCAAGGCCCGGCTGCAGGAGATCGACCCGGCCGTCCTCCCGCCGAAGGTGCAGGAGCGCTGGGACGAGGGCATGCGCTTCCTCGACGCGAAGCCCTACACGGTCGAGGACCTCCCCGACTTCGTCGCCAACCAGTTCCAGGGGGTGGGCGAGGCGAAGGCGAAGGGCCGCTGGCTCTCCTTCGCCTACCCCGCCGTCGATCTCTGGAGCGGCAAGCGGGTGATGGCGCTGGCCGATCAGGTCGAGGAGATCCACACCGCCGAGGGCGAGACCTTCCACTCGGCGGGGCTGCCGATCCTCTACGCCTACCTGGCCCGGGTCGTGCTCCACGACGCCAACGTGGCCGTCGCGATCACCGCCATCGCGCTCTTCCTCATCCTGCTCCTCGACCTGCGCTCGATCTCCAGCGCGCTCATCGCCCTGCTGCCGCTGGTGCTGGGCATGGGGATGATGCTGGGGGCCATGCGCCTGCTGGGCATGACCCTGAACTTCATGAACATCGTGGTCTTCCCCATCGTGCTGGGCTACGGCGTCAGCCACGGGGTCTACCTGATGCACCGCTTCGACGAGGGGGCGACGGCCCGCCAGGCGCTGCGCTCGGTGGGGACCGCGGTGCTGGCCAGCACCCTGACCACCCTCGCCGGCTGGGCCGCGCTCCTCTTCGCCTCTCACCGGGGCCTGCGGACCGTGGGCAGCCTGGCCTGTCTGGGGATGCTCTCGACCCTGGTGGTCTCCTTCACCGTGATGCCGGCGGTGCTCCAGCTCCTCGACGATCGCCGCCGCAAGGCCGGCAAGGTCGAGGTCCCCGAGAGCCCCCCGCCCTTCGAGGAGGACGAGACGCCTCCCGAGGAGAAGAACGATGCCGACGCGTAGCCTGGCCCTGATCGCCCTGGCCCTCCTCGCCGGCGGCTGCGGCACGGTCCGCTCCAGCTGGATCCGGCCCGACTACCCGGCCACC is from Deltaproteobacteria bacterium and encodes:
- a CDS encoding MMPL family transporter, encoding MKNIFEEHLAAGFARAISHWPVLTLSVIAAVVAGSVYLGKQLTVNTDQLQLLDPNLRAVQDVQEVIEMVGGAGHLFIALRGSDEKLLKEVTEDVAKILEDDPEHIRHFFYKVRTDFVRERAGLFMKTEDLEVVRDRVFAYLEDQKRRADPFFFELRPTEPVKLELEDIIAKYRKIGRKTITDDYWISDDKQMLTIVAKPNWAQNELGKTGELVDLLRQRFTEYGKTGKATLVEDYEREPSSDPKIIEYAFSGGYKLAYDESYEIKKSLVPVSAIAFAGVFAVMLLFFRSRFAAVILVVTGLIAGVAVSFGFARLAVGELNMVTSMLAGILMGLGIDFGIHVVYRLREELEHGVRIREAVRIAIIHQGPASFVSAAGIGAAFFSLLFSDFQGFSQFGLLAGAGVILIGLVIYAWIPAVLTVLEDRKKGLAVKALGSPRAQPEDAQADRIPRPWLLLGLSSTFALLLTALAPGVVFDYDTRTLSVENQPSRVLLQEINDRFGVSYDPLAIVTPDLKATEAVYRALSDNPDRYPMVDSVLSVFTFVPPHDQQVANAKILQEAKARLQEIDPAVLPPKVQERWDEGMRFLDAKPYTVEDLPDFVANQFQGVGEAKAKGRWLSFAYPAVDLWSGKRVMALADQVEEIHTAEGETFHSAGLPILYAYLARVVLHDANVAVAITAIALFLILLLDLRSISSALIALLPLVLGMGMMLGAMRLLGMTLNFMNIVVFPIVLGYGVSHGVYLMHRFDEGATARQALRSVGTAVLASTLTTLAGWAALLFASHRGLRTVGSLACLGMLSTLVVSFTVMPAVLQLLDDRRRKAGKVEVPESPPPFEEDETPPEEKNDADA